In Polynucleobacter sp. es-EL-1, the following are encoded in one genomic region:
- a CDS encoding alanine--glyoxylate aminotransferase family protein: MLKLDNHLSGRHFLHIPGPSPVPSRLLRAISYQTIDHRGPEFGQFGLQVLDGIKKIFKTEQPVIIYSASGTGSWEGALVNVLNPGDKVLFYETGQFANLWRALGKRLGLDVEVVGKPGQDTWRWGVDASVIEERLRKDTGHEIKAVCVVHNETSTGVTSNIAAVRKAIDSLKHPALLLVDSVSGLGSADYEHDKWGADVTISGSQKGLMLPPGIGFNALSAKAIEASKANKMPKAYWAWDEILESNKSGYWPTTPSTNLMYGLHEALDMMMAEGLDNIFARHQRLAGACREAVNAWGLEIQCQDKDCYSPVLTCIAVPEGMDADKLRKHALEKFNLSLGTGLGKIKGKAFRIGHLGDCNELSLMAALSGVEMSLGAMGYKPKASGVVAAQEFLK; the protein is encoded by the coding sequence ACCATCGCGGTCCTGAGTTTGGTCAATTTGGCCTTCAGGTGCTAGATGGCATTAAGAAGATTTTCAAGACTGAACAGCCTGTGATTATTTATTCGGCATCTGGAACGGGTTCGTGGGAAGGCGCTTTGGTGAACGTTCTTAATCCCGGGGACAAGGTACTGTTCTATGAAACTGGACAGTTTGCTAATTTGTGGCGTGCTTTAGGTAAGCGTTTGGGTTTAGATGTCGAAGTAGTGGGTAAGCCTGGTCAAGATACCTGGCGCTGGGGTGTAGATGCATCAGTTATTGAAGAGCGTTTACGCAAAGATACTGGCCACGAAATTAAAGCGGTTTGCGTGGTACATAACGAAACATCAACTGGCGTTACTTCCAATATCGCAGCGGTTCGCAAAGCCATTGATTCATTAAAACATCCAGCTTTGCTATTGGTTGATAGCGTATCTGGCTTGGGCTCTGCCGATTACGAGCACGATAAGTGGGGTGCTGACGTCACTATTTCTGGCTCGCAAAAAGGCTTGATGTTGCCTCCTGGTATTGGCTTTAATGCCCTATCAGCTAAGGCGATTGAGGCTAGCAAGGCAAACAAAATGCCAAAAGCATATTGGGCATGGGATGAGATTCTAGAGTCCAATAAATCAGGCTACTGGCCAACAACGCCAAGCACCAATTTAATGTACGGCTTACACGAGGCTTTGGACATGATGATGGCTGAGGGCTTGGACAATATTTTTGCTCGTCACCAGCGTCTAGCAGGTGCTTGCCGTGAGGCGGTCAATGCATGGGGCTTGGAGATTCAGTGCCAAGACAAGGATTGTTACTCCCCAGTGCTCACTTGTATCGCTGTGCCAGAAGGTATGGATGCGGATAAGTTGCGCAAGCATGCTCTGGAAAAATTCAATCTTTCCTTGGGTACTGGGCTAGGAAAAATTAAAGGTAAAGCCTTCCGTATCGGCCATTTAGGTGACTGTAATGAGCTGAGTTTGATGGCTGCGCTTTCTGGAGTAGAGATGAGTTTGGGCGCTATGGGCTATAAACCGAAGGCTAGCGGGGTGGTAGCTGCCCAAGAATTCCTCAAATAA
- a CDS encoding heme-binding protein, translating to MATKPYLTQADVQKILDAANKHAQENNFAVTIAVCDDGGHVLGLIRRDGCAPVSAYIAQEKARTAAMGKRESRVYEEIINNGRISFLSAPHISGMLEGGVNIEVNGFTIGAVGVSGVKSTEDAQTAKAGIAAIL from the coding sequence TTGGCTACTAAACCTTATTTAACTCAGGCTGATGTTCAAAAGATTTTGGATGCAGCAAATAAACACGCTCAAGAAAATAATTTTGCGGTGACGATTGCGGTTTGTGATGATGGTGGCCACGTTTTGGGTTTAATCCGTCGCGATGGTTGTGCGCCAGTATCTGCCTATATTGCGCAAGAGAAGGCGCGTACGGCAGCAATGGGTAAGCGCGAGAGCCGTGTTTACGAAGAAATTATTAATAATGGACGCATCTCCTTTTTATCTGCTCCACATATTTCGGGCATGTTAGAAGGTGGCGTCAATATCGAGGTAAATGGGTTTACCATCGGCGCAGTCGGCGTTTCCGGCGTTAAATCGACCGAGGATGCGCAGACTGCAAAAGCTGGCATTGCGGCCATCCTGTAA
- a CDS encoding DEAD/DEAH box helicase, translating to MTNTVPEINSPTGATATDSSAPQAAITFADFGLDPKIQKAVSEQGYNTPTPIQAQSIPHVLAGRDLMGAAQTGTGKTAAFVLPIIQQILRHASSSASPARHPIRALVLTPTRELAVQVAENAAAYSKHTDLRAAVVYGGVDMKEQVAMLRNGVEILIATPGRLLDHIGSKVANLSQVEILVLDEADRMLDMGFLPDLQRIIDLIPAQRQTLLFSATFSPEIKKLAQSYLRTPVTVEVARQNAAADTVKQVVHMVSSADKQRAIVKVLEARTRQGLSRQCIIFTNSRLGCARLARALERDGIKAGAIHGDKSQGERTLTLDAFKSGAIEALVATDVAARGLDIPSMPCVINHELPFNAEDFIHRIGRTGRAGSKGDAIALVDDSEKRLLDDIEKLMKRKLEVAPLPSVKTEPGQTSDPFFYKPYEASSAQKTAADVGAAKPEEKKAGITPARPAVGALLGGFKKK from the coding sequence TTGACAAATACTGTTCCTGAAATAAATTCCCCGACCGGCGCTACTGCTACTGATAGTAGCGCCCCTCAAGCAGCCATTACATTTGCTGATTTTGGTTTAGATCCGAAGATTCAAAAAGCGGTATCTGAACAGGGTTACAACACCCCAACTCCGATTCAAGCGCAATCTATTCCGCATGTATTAGCGGGACGCGATCTGATGGGCGCTGCCCAAACTGGTACTGGCAAGACTGCCGCTTTTGTTCTGCCGATTATTCAGCAGATTCTGCGTCACGCTAGCAGTAGTGCCTCGCCTGCACGTCATCCGATTCGTGCGCTGGTACTAACGCCCACCAGAGAGTTGGCTGTTCAAGTAGCTGAGAATGCAGCTGCCTATTCCAAGCATACTGATCTGCGCGCTGCCGTAGTTTATGGTGGCGTGGACATGAAAGAACAGGTTGCAATGCTACGTAATGGCGTGGAAATTTTGATTGCCACCCCAGGCCGTTTGTTAGATCACATTGGTTCAAAAGTTGCTAATCTTTCCCAGGTGGAAATCTTAGTATTAGATGAGGCGGACCGTATGTTAGATATGGGTTTCTTACCCGATCTTCAGCGCATCATTGATTTGATTCCAGCTCAGCGTCAAACACTATTGTTCTCAGCAACTTTTTCGCCTGAAATTAAAAAGTTAGCGCAAAGCTATTTACGGACTCCAGTGACGGTTGAAGTGGCACGTCAAAATGCTGCTGCAGATACTGTCAAGCAGGTAGTGCACATGGTCTCGAGCGCTGATAAGCAGCGTGCCATTGTGAAAGTTTTAGAGGCACGAACACGGCAAGGCCTATCGCGTCAATGCATCATTTTTACTAATAGTCGTTTAGGCTGCGCACGCTTGGCTCGGGCTTTAGAGCGCGATGGCATTAAGGCAGGCGCAATTCATGGAGATAAGAGTCAGGGTGAGCGCACTCTTACCTTGGATGCGTTTAAGTCTGGAGCAATTGAAGCATTGGTGGCAACCGATGTTGCAGCCCGTGGTTTAGATATTCCTTCAATGCCATGTGTGATTAATCACGAATTGCCTTTTAATGCGGAAGACTTTATTCACCGCATTGGTCGAACTGGGCGCGCTGGCAGTAAAGGCGATGCTATCGCTTTGGTTGATGATAGTGAAAAGCGCTTGCTTGATGACATTGAGAAATTAATGAAGCGCAAGTTGGAGGTGGCGCCACTACCATCTGTGAAGACTGAGCCAGGACAAACTTCAGACCCATTTTTTTACAAGCCTTATGAGGCTAGCTCGGCACAAAAGACTGCAGCCGATGTTGGTGCCGCAAAGCCTGAAGAGAAGAAGGCGGGTA